In Molothrus ater isolate BHLD 08-10-18 breed brown headed cowbird chromosome 19, BPBGC_Mater_1.1, whole genome shotgun sequence, a single genomic region encodes these proteins:
- the LOC129046893 gene encoding myosin heavy chain, skeletal muscle, adult: protein MSTPDADMAAFGEAAPYLRKSEKERIEAQNKPFDAKTCVFVAHPKESYVKGKIESKDAGKVTVKTEGGETLTVKEDQVFSMNPPKYDKIEDMAMMTHLHEPAVLYNLKERYAAWMIYTYSGLFCVTVNPYKWLPVYNPEVVLAYRGKKRQEAPPHIFSISDNAYQFMLTDRENQSILITGESGAGKTVNTKRVIQYFATIAASGDKKKEEQTSGKMQGTLEDQIISANPLLEAFGNAKTVRNDNSSRFGKFIRIHFGATGKLASADIETYLLEKSRVTFQLKAERSYHIFYQIMSNKKPELIDMLLITTNPYDFHYVSQGEVTVPSIDDQEELMATDSAIDILGFTADEKTAIYKLTGAVMHYGNLKFKQKQREEQAEPDGTEVADKAAYLTGLNSAEFLKALCYPRVKVGNEFVTKGQNVTQVNNAVGALAKAMFEKMFLWMVVRINQQLDTKQPRQYFIGVLDIAGFEIFDFNSFEQLCINFTNEKLQQFFNHHMFVLEQEEYKKEGIEWEFIDFGMDLAACIELIEKPMGIFSILEEECMFPKATDTSFKNKLYDQHLGKSNNFQKPKPGKGKAEAHFSLVHYAGTVDYNITGWLEKNKDPLNETVIGLYQKSSVKTLALLFASYGGADADAGGGGGKKGGKKKGSSFQTVSALFRENLNKLMANLRSTHPHFVRCIIPNETKTPGAMEHELVLHQLRCNGVLEGIRICRKGFPSRVLYADFKQRYRVLNASAIPEGQFMDNKKASEKLLGSIDVDHTQYRFGHTKVFFKAGLLGLLEEMRDDKLAEIITRTQARCRGFLMRVEYRRMVERRESIFCIQYNVRAFMNVKHWPWMKLFFKIKPLLKSAESEKEMANMKEEFEKTKEELAKSEAKRKELEEKMVALVQEKNDLQLQVQAEADSLADAEERCDQLIKNKIQLEAKIKELTERAEDEEEINAELTAKKRKLEDECSELKKDIDDLELTLAKVEKEKHATENKVKNLTEEMAALDETIAKLTKEKKALQEAHQQTLDDLQVEEDKVNTLTKSKTKLEQQVDDLEGSLEQEKKLRMDLERAKRKLEGDLKLAQDSIMDLENDKQQLDEKLKKKDFEISQIQSKIEDEQALGMQFQKKIKELQARIEELEEEIEAERTSRAKAEKHRADLSRELEEISERLEEAGGATAAQIEMNKKREAEFQKMRRDLEEATLQHEATASALRKKHADSTAELGEQIDNLQRVKQKLEKEKSELKMEIDDLASNMESVSKAKANLEKMCRTLEDQLSELKTKDEQNQRMINDLNTQRARLQTESGEFSRQVEEKDALISQLSRGKQGFTQQIEELKRHLEEEIKAKNALAHALQSARHDCDLLREQYEEEQEAKAELQRALSKANGEVAQWRTKYETDAIQRTEELEEAKKKLAQRLQDAEEHVEAVNAKCASLEKTKQRLQNEVEDLMIDVERSNAACAALDKKQKNFDKILAEWKQKYEETQAELEASQKESRSLSTELFKMKNAYEESLDHLETMKRENKNLQQEISDLTEQIAEGGKAIHELEKVKKQIEQEKSELQASLEEAEASLEHEEGKILRLQLELNQVKSEIDRKIAEKDEEIDQLKRNHLRVVDSMQSTLDAEIRSRNEALRLKKKMEGDLNEMEIQLSHANRQASEAQKNLRNTQAVLKDTQLHLDDALRTQDDLKEQVAMVERRANLLQAEVEELRAALEQTERSRKLAEQELLDATERAQLLHTQNTSLINTKKKLETDISQIQSEMEDTIQEARNAEEKAKKAITDAAMMAEELKKEQDTSAHLERMKKNLDQTVKDLQHRLEEAEQLALKGGKKQLQKLEARVRELEGEVDAEQKRSAEAVKGVRKYERRVKELTYQSEEDRKNVLRLQDLVDKLQMKVKSYKRQAEEAEELSNVNLSKFRKIQHELEEAEERADIAESQVNKLRVKSRDIHGKKIEEEE, encoded by the exons ATGTCAACTCCAGACGCTGACATGGCCGCCTTTGGCGAGGCGGCTCCTTACCTCCGAAAATCGGAGAAGGAGAGAATTGAGGCCCAGAACAAACCTTTCGATGCCAAGACCTGTGTCTTTGTGGCACATCCAAAGGAGTCCTATGTGAAAGGGAAGATTGAGAGTAAGGATGCAGGGAAGGTCACTGTCAAGACTGAAGGTGGAGAG ACCCTGACTGTGAAAGAAGACCAAGTCTTCTCGATGAACCCTCCCAAGTATGACAAAATCGAGGACATGGCCATGATGACCCACCTGCACGAACCCGCTGTGCTGTACAACCTCAAAGAGCGTTACGCAGCCTGGATGATCTAC ACCTACTCGGGTCTCTTCTGCGTCACCGTCAACCCCTACAAGTGGCTGCCGGTGTACAACCCCGAGGTGGTGTTGGCCTACCGAGGCAAGAAGCGCCAGGAGGCCCCTCCACACATCTTCTCCATCTCTGACAACGCCTATCAGTTCATGCTGACTG ATCGTGAGAACCAGTCCATCCTGATCAC CGGAGAATCCGGGGCTGGGAAGACTGTGAACACAAAGCGTGTCATCCAGTACTTTGCAACAATTGCAGCCAGTggggacaagaagaaggaggagcagACCTCAGGCAAAATGCAG GGGACACTTGAGGATCAAATCATCAGTGCCAACCCACTGCTGGAGGCCTTTGGAAACGCCAAGACCGTGAGGAACGACAACTCCTCGCGCTTT GGCAAATTCATCAGAATCCACTTTGGTGCCACAGGCAAACTGGCTTCTGCTGACATTGAAACTT ATCTGCTGGAGAAGTCCAGAGTCACTTTCCAGCTCAAGGCGGAAAGGAGCTACCACATCTTTTATCAGATCATGTCCAACAAGAAGCCAGAGCTAATTG ACATGCTCCTCATTACCACCAACCCCTATGATTTCCATTATGTGAGTCAAGGAGAGGTCACTGTCCCCAGTATTGATGACCAGGAGGAGCTCATGGCTACAGAT AGTGCCATTGACATCCTGGGCTTCACTGCAGATGAGAAAACAGCCATCTACAAGCTGACAGGGGCTGTCATGCACTATGGGAACCTCAAGTTCAAGCAGAAACAAcgagaggagcaggcagagcctgatGGCACAGAAG TGGCTGACAAGGCTGCCTACCTAACTGGCCTCAACTCAGCTGAATTTCTCAAGGCCTTGTGTTACCCCCGAGTCAAGGTTGGGAATGAATTCGTGACCAAAGGTCAAAACGTGACACAG GTGAACAATGCTGTGGGTGCCCTTGCCAAGGCAATGTTTGAGAAGATGTTCCTGTGGATGGTTGTTCGTATCAACCAACAGCTGGACACGAAACAGCCCAGGCAGTACTTCATTGGTGTGCTGGACATTGCTGGCTTTGAGATCTTTGAT TTCAACAGCTTTGAGCAGCTGTGCATCAACTTCACCAATGAGAAACTGCAACAGTTCTTCAACCACCACATGTTCGTGCTGGAGCAAGAGGAATACAAGAAGGAGGGGATTGAATGGGAGTTCATTGACTTTGGCATGGACCTGGCTGCCTGCATTGAGCTCATTGAGAAG CCCATGGGCATTTTCTCCATCCTGGAAGAGGAGTGCATGTTCCCCAAGGCAACTGACACCTCTTTCAAGAACAAGCTCTATGACCAGCACCTGGGCAAGTCCAACAACTTCCAGAAGCCCAAGCCAGGCAAAGGCAAGGCTGAGGCCCACTTCTCCCTGGTGCACTATGCTGGCACAGTGGACTACAACATCACTGGGTGGCTGGAGAAGAACAAGGACCCTCTGAATGAAACTGTCATTGGGCTGTACCAGAAATCTTCTGTGAAGACCCTGGCTTTACTCTTTGCCAGCTATGGTGGAGCCGATGCAG atgctggtggtggtggtggcaagAAGGGAGGCAAGAAGAAGGGTTCTTCTTTCCAGACTGTCTCAGCTCTTTTCAGG GAGAATTTAAACAAGCTGATGGCTAACTTGAGAAGCACTCACCCCCATTTTGTACGGTGCATCATCCCAAATGAAACTAAAACACCTG GTGCCATGGAGCACGAGCTGGTGCTGCACCAGCTGCGCTGTAACGGCGTGCTGGAAGGGATCAGGATCTGCAGGAAAGGGTTCCCCAGCAGAGTCCTCTATGCTGACTTCAAACAGAG ATACAGAGTACTTAATGCCAGTGCTATCCCAGAAGGCCAGTTCATGGACAACAAGAAAGCTTCAGAGAAGCTCCTTGGGTCCATTGATGTTGACCACACCCAGTACCGATTTGGTCACACCAAG GTGTTCTTCAAAGCTGGGTTGCTGGGACTCCTGGAGGAGATGAGAGATGACAAGTTGGCAGAAATCATCACTCGCACACAAGCCAGGTGCAGGGGCTTCCTGATGAGAGTGGAGTATAGGAGAATGGTGGAGAGGAG AGAGTCCATCTTCTGCATCCAGTACAACGTTCGTGCATTCATGAATGTCAAACACTGGCCATGGATGAAGCTGTTCTTCAAGATCAAGCCCTTGCTGAAGAGTGCAGAGTCTGAGAAGGAGATGGCCAACATGAAGGAAGAATTTGAGAAAACTAAGGAGGAGCTTGCAAAGTCTGAGGCAAAGCggaaggagctggaagagaaaatggtGGCCCTGGTGCAGGAGAAAAATGACCTGCAGCTCCAAGTCCAGGCT GAAGCAGATAGCTTGGCTGATGCTGAGGAAAGGTGTGACCAGCTCATcaaaaacaaaatccagctgGAAGCCAAAATTAAGGAGCTGACAGAAAGGGCTgaggatgaagaagaaattaatgcTGAGTTGACAGCCAAGAAGAGGAAGCTGGAGGATGAATGTTCAGAGCTGAAGAAAGATATTGATGACCTTGAGCTAACACTGGCCaaggtggagaaggaaaaacatgcCACTGAAAACAAG GTGAAAAACCTGACTGAGGAGATGGCAGCTCTGGACGAGACCATTGCCAAGctgacaaaagagaaaaaagcccTCCAAGAGGCCCATCAGCAGACCCTGGATGACCTGCAGGTAGAGGAAGACAAAGTCAATACTCTGACCAAATCCAAGACCAAGCTGGAACAGCAAGTGGATGAT CTGGAAGGGTCCCTGGAGCAAGAGAAGAAACTGCGCATGGACCTGGAGAGAGCGAAGAGGAAACTGGAAGGAGACCTGAAGCTGGCCCAGGACAGCATCATGGATTTGGAGAATGATaagcagcagctggatgagAAACTGAAGAA GAAAGATTTTGAAATCAGCCAGATCCAGAGCAAGATTGAAGATGAACAGGCCCTGGGCATGCAATTTCAGAAGAAGatcaaggagctgcag GCCCGcattgaggagctggaggaggaaattGAGGCAGAGCGAACCTCTCGCGCTAAAGCAGAGAAGCATCGCGCTGACCTGtccagggagctggaggagatcAGCGAGCGCCTGGAAGAAGCAGGAggggccacagcagctcagattGAGATGAACAAGAAGCGTGAGGCAGAGTTCCAGAAGATGCGCCGTGACCTGGAAGAGGCCACGCTGCAGCACGAAGCCACGGCTTCTGCCCTGCGCAAGAAGCACGcggacagcacagctgagctgggcgAGCAGATCGACAACCTGCAACGCGTGAagcagaagctggagaaggagaagagtgAGCTGAAGATGGAGATTGATGACTTGGCCAGCAACATGGAGTCTGTCTCCAAAGCCAAG GCCAACCTGGAGAAGATGTGCCGCACACTGGAAGATCAGCTGAGTGAGCTCAAAACTAAGGATGAGCAGAATCAGCGCATGATCAACGACCTCAATACACAAAGAGCTCGTCTGCAGACAGAGTCAG GTGAATTTTCCCGCCAGGTGGAGGAGAAAGATGCTCTGATTTCTCAGCTGTCTAGGGGCAAGCAAGGATTTACCCAACAGATTGAGGAACTCAAGAGACATCTAGAGGAAGAAATCAAG GCCAAGAATGCCCTGGCCCACGCCCTGCAGTCCGCTCGCCACGACTGTGACTTGCTCCGGGAACAAtatgaggaggagcaggaggccaaggcagagctgcagcgAGCCCTGTCCAAGGCAAATGGTGAAGTGGCCCAGTGGAGAACGAAATACGAGACGGACGCGATTCAGCGCACGGAGGAGCTCGAGGAGGCCAA GAAGAAGCTGGCCCAGCGCCTGCAGGATGCAGAGGAGCATGTTGAGGCTGTCAATGCCAAATGTGCCTCCCTGgaaaagacaaagcagaggctgcagaatgAAGTGGAGGACCTGATGATTGACGTGGAGAGATCcaatgctgcctgtgctgctctggataAGAAGCAGAAGAACTTTGACAAG ATCCTGGCAGAATGGAAGCAGAAGTATGAGGAAAcgcaggctgagctggaggcCTCGCAGAAGGAGTCGCGCTCTCTGAGCACGGAGCTGTTCAAGATGAAGAATGCCTATGAGGAGTCCTTGGACCACCTGGAAACAATGAAGCGGGAGAACAAGAACTTGCAGC AGGAGATTTCCGACCTCACGGAGCAGATTGCGGAGGGAGGAAAGGCGATTCATGAGCTGGAGAAAGTGAAGAAGCAGATTGAGCAGGAGAAATCTGAACTTCAGGCCTCCCTGGAGGAAGCTGAG GCCTCCCTGGAACATGAGGAGGGGAAGATCCTGCGGTTGCAGCTTGAGCTCAACCAAGTGAAGTCTGAGATTGACAGGAAGATAGCAGAGAAAGATGAGGAGATTGACCAGCTGAAGAGGAACCACCTGAGAGTCGTGGACTCGATGCAGAGCACTCTGGATGCTGAGatcaggagcaggaatgaaGCCCTGAGGCTGAAGAAGAAGATGGAGGGAGACCTGAATGAAATGGAGATCCAGCTGAGCCATGCCAACCGCCAGGCTTCCGAGGCACAGAAAAACCTGAGGAacacccaggctgtgctcaag GACACTCAGCTGCACTTGGACGATGCTCTCAGGACACAGGATGACCTGAAGGAGCAGGTGGCCATGGTGGAGCGCAGAGCAAACCTGCTGCAGGCTGAAGTTGAGGAGCTccgggcagccctggagcagacGGAGCGGTCGAGGAAattggctgagcaggagcttcTGGATGCCACTGAACGTGCACAGCTCCTCCACACCCAG AACACCAGCCTGATCAACACCAAGAAGAAGCTGGAAACAGACATTTCCCAGATCCAGAGTGAAATGGAGGATACCATCCAGGAAGCCCGCAATGCTGAGGAGAAGGCCAAGAAGGCCATCACAGAT GCGGCCATGATGGCAGAAGAGCTGAAGAAGGAGCAGGACACCAGTGCCCACCTGGAGAGGATGAAGAAGAACCTGGACCAGACAGTGAAGGACCTGCAGCACCGTCTGGAAGAGGCCGAGCAGCTGGCACTGAAGGGAGGGAAGAAACAACTTCAGAAGCTGGAGGCCAGG GTGCGGGAGCTGGAAGGGGAGGTTGATGCTGAGCAGAAGCGCAGCGCTGAAGCCGTGAAGGGTGTGCGCAAGTACGAGCGCAGGGTGAAGGAACTCACCTACCAG TCTGAGGAAGACAGGAAGAATGTGCTCAGGCTGCAGGATCTGGTGGACAAGCTGCAAATGAAAGTGAAATCCTACAAGAGACAAGCTGAGGAGGCT GAGGAGCTGTCCAATGTCAACCTGTCCAAGTTCCGCAAGATCCAGCACGAGCTGGAGGAGGCCGAGGAGCGGGCTGACATTGCAGAGTCACAGGTCAACAAGCTCCGAGTGAAGAGCCGTGACATTCATGGCAAGAAGATAGAAGAGGAAGAGTGA